The Hippocampus zosterae strain Florida chromosome 2, ASM2543408v3, whole genome shotgun sequence genome contains the following window.
ACTTAATTGTTTCGCctttaaaataatcataaaaattcCGCAATTGTTTGCTTTCGACGTTGCGGCTAAATGTCCTTTTGTCACGAACTGGGCTGGTTTTTTCCACTTGGTTTGGGGGTGGGAAATGTTCCTATTTTCCTTTGGCTTTTGGTGAAGCGCTAAGTTAATTTGGCTTTTTAGCTTTGTCCCAAGGTGTTGCTAAAGGAAATCATTAGTCTGTAATTTGTATATTTAACGATAGCACATTTAATCCAGGCTGGTAGTTGTTTTTTTACGGTTTGGATGAGTTGGCGGCAgcccagtgttttttttttttttaaatgtgccacCCGGGCCCCGTCAAGCTAGGCGGCTAACTTTAGCTAATCGGCTAACTGGCTGCAATCCTTCCTCTGTTCAGCCAAACTTGTTTTCGTATCTCCGAAGCTGATGGCCAGGGAGTCTGTTAGAAGTGTGAAACAACGCGAATGTATAATCGGCGAGAACAAGCTAGTGTTAAGGATGGAACGTCATGACAATAATCACAGGTCTgatgtgtttaaaaataattttaaaaaggatcttttgaaatgaaaattcaAAAGTGTCCGGCTGTAAGGAGTTCTCAAAACTTTCGATTTGCCGAGGCAAACCGTCAATATATATCTAAACGCacatttaattttctttgatttgtgatattttttgtttttcatttttctgtacTGCAGATGAAATTATTTTGGTCTTCCTAAAGGTCAACAACACATAAGCACACATAAGTATATTcataaaatcaaatacaaaagCATGCATCAACCCCCTAAAAACGTTCACGTATACATGCAAAGTACAACAAAACTTAAATATTcactaaaacaaaccaaaacacatcAGGCATACGTTTCACTACAAGTTGTATTTTGATGCTTGtaagtcaaaaaagaaaaactggcaaacaaacacattgaagTAAAGCAGCAAGGGTATTTCATGGCCAGATTTGGAATCAGTGCAAATAGTAAAAATATGGAGACCAGTGTTATCTGTTTCAATGGTCTTTCCCAACATACACAAAagatttttggtcaaaaatgtCGGGTGCCACCCAACCCCATGTCAGGCCCTATTATCTGGTTAAAACCACTTTTGCACACCTCCGACCACAGGATCATTTTATCTGGCAATAGGACATAAGATGGTCAGATGTGAGTTGTCCTTggtcaggaaagaaaaaaaaaaagctgttcttGTCTTGATGCGTGTACTGGCCCTTTGGACCTTAGTTGGCACGTTAAagtcaagtgaaaaattgtggcAAACTGGTGTCGATGCAGCCTCAGATGCAAGATGAGTGTGACACACACTCCCTGCGGTCAGGTACACTGGAAAACGGGAAAGTGTTTGACGACTCGAGGGGCCGAGGGAAGCCGTTCAAGTTCAAGATCGGAAACCAGGAGGTCATCCGCGGCTGGGAAGAAGGAGTCGCTCAGGTGAGGAGCGCAGCCTTTCTCCAACCGCAATGGTGACCCCGCACGTAACCACCTCCTGGCCTCCGCAGATGAGCGTAGGTCAGCGGGCCAAGCTGATCTGCTCGCCAGACTACGCGTATGGCAGCAAGGGCCACCCGGGCATCATCCCCCCCAACGCCACGCTCACCTTTGACGTGGAGCTGTTACGGCTGGAGTAGGGCTCAAACGCCCTCGCCGCTTTGCTTCGCTCCACTCAAATTGCCAGGGTGAGACTTCGGCACCTCTTGATTCCTAACTCGTCACACCGCCAAAATTCGGACTTGCATCCAATTGCCTCATAAAAGTACAGGATGTCTAGACCTTGCCAAAAGCCCAAAACATCAGGCAAAGCACTCTACTAATAGCTGATAAagcaattctttgtttttaaaaaaattcatttgtaaTACTATTAATCGCAAAGGAGAGTGGATGAATGTGAAGTTGCCAAAcgtacggcccgtgggccagaacCCACAAGTCCGTTGTTCCAGTCCGGCCTGTCTGGatttaaaacatatttgctGCAATTTTGCAATTGCTGCGTTTGCATTTCACACGGATTCTCGCTACTATTAGCAGAGGTGGGCACCTGCCACCTTCTTTCCCACGAGTCCGCCAGTGAACTGCCGCCAGTACTTCAGGCCAGCCCAGTCCGTCCGTGTTATCGGCAACAGCCAATCGTGTCAAATAAGGACTTGCGGTCACACAGAGGTGCTGTGCCACACACCTGCCCTGCAGCCAAATACAGAATAGAAACCATCTTGTATACCATTTAGTCCAGGGGTGGGAAAACATTTTGGCTtgggggccacattgatttttaaaatttgacaggtgggccatagtttgcccacctctgatttAGTCCCACAGACCTTAAGGAGGTGTcccatgttgtttttattttaccgaTCACCAcgctgttgtttttctttatttggccGTGTGTCAGCTTGTGCGGCGCCATCTGTGATGTGGAAAAATGTTGCTTTCCACGCcgagggggcgtgggggggaacAGACTGGGCCCACGTGGGTCAGCCTGAAATACTGACGGAAGCAGTGACAGACTAATGGACCTTCCATCCTTCTGACGGAAAGCCCGCCTCTGATTATTAGCGCACTTGAGTCGTTCTGTTAGTGTGCCGAATTGTCTAGACTAGTGAGGAGTGTACTAGTTAATATACTCTTTGTACCTCAAGCTTTTCATTAGAGTTGTCAGGAACAAATCTTTTGAGAATTAATTCTTATCAATCATTCAATGAAATATCTGGGTATCATGCTCCCTTGCTGGCTCAAGTGGAGCGCTGTGAACACTTTCCGGATGCACTGTAAAGCAACGCCAAACCGTGTGTTGAGGTTTATATTAAATACAAAGAATGATAAAAAGATGTTTTTATCGTTCTTTGTATTTCTTCCCGTCTtcatgcgcacgcacgcatctGCAACAAATGTCCATGTGTTAAACATGGACAGTattgatcatgttttttttaattatgtaatTTTGAGGCACAAATCTTGGCGTCGACGAAGCCGATTATTTCCaaagtattattttatttgttactatttgtgctttgttttgaaCACACTTTAATGTGCTGTTTTTGTGTTGAATGCAGGTCAAATCCTATCATGGGAACATGGAGGAAAATCCAGACGACTCCTGCATAGGACCTACAATGTCTGTACCTTCACTTGTCCACTCTCCTTTTCATATGCGTACCACGTACCACTTCATTTTAGTTTGGACTTTCTACTCAGTCCTAGCTCATCACATCCTATCTATTTAGACATGCTGCGATGTATTTGCATGTATTtttacgttttcttttttttattttcattattgacattttttgtactGAATCTGTCTCATTTCTTCTGGGTCTGCGGCCTTTCTATCATAGTCTTAATGTGTTTTCTTCAAAAGGAATTGTTTTGACATGGAGCTGTTTGTTCGAATGGCCATGGCGCTTAGTTATCGGGCAACATCACACAAAGACCATCTCATCACTTGGAATTGTTAAATCAAGCACACGGACGGAGCCGACTCCAGCTATCTACAATTGTTGTCAGCAACACTTATTTATGAGCGCCCGGTGATTTCAGTGCTCAGACACTCACAGGTGGATGCTTTTTTTGCCTCgattttcttgctgcaaacaaaaaaaacgtgggggaaaaagaaatctactgtcccaaaaaaagtttgtggCAAAAGGTTTGTTGCATGAAACTTTCCCCCAAGAGGCACCTTGCAGTTTGTGATTGCGTTTATTTCAAGGAGTTTTATGTTACAAGCTGTGGATGTTACGTTATGTTCTTACTCTTCACAATAAAAGAGTACAGTCAGTGCAAGCGTCTCAATGCTTTAGGACAGATCATATTTCAGGAGCAGTCGTACATTTGCAGGTTAGTATATACAGCACATTTATATTCTTTGAaccaaaaaaagattgtttttgtGCAACGTGCAGATCCAACCAATGTTGAATTGAGCAAGAAAACTACCCCTGAAAACCAAAATCAATGTACTTTTCTATTGCGTAAGGCTGAAATTAGTTACTGTACCTCACTTTTATTAAGCGCTGAGGATTTTCTAAATGAGCACAAAAATAAGCTATGGAGAAACGTTCCTCAGATGTGACATTGAATGTCGAACTTTATCCTCGGTTGTAGCTGACTATTAACAAACTCGCTGCTTCATTCCAtacataataaaaacagttgaaaaatagACCCAAAATGTTATCTTAAAAATACTTTCAAAAGCATTTGCATTCATGAAGTCATGGATCACATGGTCtttaaataacacacacacatggtcaaGTATTTCTGAGCAAAAGAGGAAAAAGTTAGGTGCTTTTACACTGTCGCAAACTATTAAGTGGTACCTGGAAAGCTTTTTACAGTTTTGCAAGTTAGTCTCCCTCTGGAAATgttattggaaagaaaatactgtacatgacaaATGATCATTTGCCTTCTATTTAGTTCATAGGAAATTACGTCTGAGTAGAAAATGTCTCCACAAAACTGACAATGAGAAGCAATTTGCAGGGTTTCATGCACAAATGAAATGGTGTACAAAAGAAAGAGGAGAGTGGAGCACCCACAAGTCACACATTTTGGCATTCTAACAAAATATTCTGGAAAATAATTCTCAACTTCAAACACGGACATTGTGACATacataacacaaaaaacatcagCTCAGTGAATACAGTACTGACCTCCTCTCCCCCAACTACATGAATGTAGTAGAAcagaaaagtgaaataaaaattgtcccgaaatgtttgaaaacaaactgtTCTAAAAGTTGCCAATATAGTGTCCTACAGGACACCAATAATCTGCTTGAACAGCGTTTTGCTTGGACCCTGGTATGGAGCTACGTGGTGGCCACTGACAAACCTCTGAACACCCCAACACCTTGGAGACAATTTTGATATCTCGGATTTTTGTGCCATTTTCACATGGATGCAGCAGACCTCTCTGGATACCTTGCCACAATTAAGTTGTATTATCTgcatattttaagaaaaaatagTCGATTGATCTGAAGCTAAATTCTAAAACAAGCTGTGTTAAATAAAGAACACTGAATTTTTACACTCACTGTAAATCAAAATCATTACTTTCACAACATTGTTAGCAAACAACATGGCCGAGAAGTCATTGTGAATCGTAGCATCCACAGTCATGgctttgtgggggaaaaaatgttcacaGACACCAATTTTGCACACACACTCGTAATATAAGCAGGAACAAACAGTCAAAAAAGTTAAAGGAAACATTTACAATCGTGAAGGATTAAGAGACTttagttgttgtgttttttagaTAGGATTTGAATGTATGGCCATCAATTGCAGATTGCAAAATGGTGTCTGCCATTCGGTGACAATTAATCATGGACTGGCTGTTAGGTAGGACTGCAAATCAGTCCATGAGATAAAAGTTCTTAGGAGATGATAACTGGAtgtatcgttttgttttgtaaaatttgtatgtttaaaaaaaacattgggttACATTTATGAAATGAATGGTTAAAGGTAAAGCAGCATTTCTGCAtctaacaaaaacattttgaactctGAAAAAAGATGTTCATTGACTTTTCAAATAAATTATTCATTGTCTATGTGTccgaatatttatttttcaaagtcaCAGAGAACCACAGCAGATGGATGAACGAGCCACaagcggctctggagccgcaggTTGCTGACGTCGAGTCAATCAAGCTCAGCAAAACATTGCTTTTGACTTGTTGCTGCTTGATTCGGAGTGTGATGGCCATTGTTCTGGATCTGAGGGCATTTTATTTCCTGAATCCCTGTCTGCGGATGGGATGAGAAAGAATGAGGCACGCACACGACGAGCATGCTCACCACTTATGGTGTTGTGTCACCCTGGCCACACTgctgaaacatttgaaaaactcTTGTtagaaatgttaaaatgttcttCAACATGCTACCAATGCagtgaaaagtttttttcttcaactgaCTTcagtttatatactgtatttgtatgcTTTTCTTGCCATGCAAAATGAAGTTTTGAAATGTGCTTGATTGTGGAGTTTTTAACTTGCTACTTTAGTTCGTATGGCACTTGCAAGAAATCGTTTTTAAAAATCTGGCAATCATTTCAGGTGGGCGAAAGTGATTGTGCATTTAGGTTTACAATTAACTtcaggtgtgccctgcgatgcgAGTAACCTGACTTATGAGGTTTTCAAGAGACAGGcaaatgtttttgatttttttttttgctt
Protein-coding sequences here:
- the LOC127596076 gene encoding peptidyl-prolyl cis-trans isomerase FKBP1A-like codes for the protein MGVQIETIKQGDGQTFPKKGQRVVVHYIGTLENGKVFDDSRGRGKPFKFKIGNQEVIRGWEEGVAQMSVGQRAKLICSPDYAYGSKGHPGIIPPNATLTFDVELLRLE